A segment of the Arachis hypogaea cultivar Tifrunner chromosome 5, arahy.Tifrunner.gnm2.J5K5, whole genome shotgun sequence genome:
TATATTAGGAGTGTATATGGGTCGGACCATATTGGGTTTGGTTTAGTTCAGATTCGATTTGAAATATAGATGGAGTCTAATTTTTAGATCTTAACCTGGTTCTAGACTAGATGAAAGCTACGCACTTTCGGGTTGGGTAAAAATCGGGTTTTTAGGAtgtaaaaatcacctaatctccaaccattatttcacaattcacatagtaaaattcacttaaaaaatataacaagaaccaacccttctttaaaattaaagtataaccataatcaatactaatattgtctaataacaccaaatatttaaatcaatacaaataacacaatatcatgtattagtctaaagtcttatgcattttaaatacaaaacattaacttataatcttataatgactaataacataaaatattaagatttataatatttaaatttcatataaaaataacaatcatccatcactaataacacaaaatattaattatgtatgagAATCGGTGGGCCGAGTTTGGATGACCCGAACTATGGTCCGGACCCAATCCGAAGTAATGACcggatcaatttttaaaatccttattcgACCTTTAACCCAataaaatcacactaaattaatCTCTAAAGTATTTGAGACCGGGTCGAGTCTTCGAGCCGGGCCGCACCATTTACACCCCTAACCTATATATATTGAGCAGCCTTATGCAACACGTCAATTTcaataaaaatgaattaaacatttttctttaccccaacaaatcaaaacaaaaactatgccaattcaaaaagaaaattaaatatacaAGAAAAAAACGTAAGAAGCCAGAAACTTTTTTTTTAGAAAGATTCTCTAGAAACATGATTCAGGAGGATTATTACAAACTTTTACAGAATGgtaaataaatttcagtattttttGTTCTCTAATAATTGAGTAAGTACATAAATTAGAACTAGAGTAACTTATTATTAGATATATCTTATTATTACAAACGGTAGCTAAATATAGTATCCCCTTATAatgattattattttgataatgtaTATTTATCTAGCTTTCATTATATTAGACCGTATATATTGTATCCAGTTTAGCCacattatcaaaattataatcaCAAGTGAACATTATTAACATTTTTGTAAATTGACAACTGTATTAAGAAACAATATATATTCGGCTATTCTTATGGAATAATGTTAAATTCCAACTGTATACAGTATAAATGAATAAAACGATAAATTCTAACCTTTTCTAACACACCATTAATGCATTTTCTTTTTACTAATAATATTATGTATCACATGAGTTCTCACACGCTAAAACAAATCCTTTACATTAATATAGAaacttcattatatatatatatggctgagTCACTTAATTATTTTTCAgtcctttaattttttattctcattGAATTAGGTAGGTATGAAGACACACAGTACACTACTAAATTAATGTCTCAACTTAGAAATTAAACCATGCAACTgaggggaaaataaaataaaatatattcattTACTCggtgttaaaaaaattagtacaaaAATGGATCTAAAAATAGCATTtatagtagaaaaagaagaaatgatgaAGACTTGAGGGTCCAAATAAGGATttttcagaaataaaataaaaaaatctatattttttcaaacactatttttaaattttaattttttaaatatgattttttttgtttagagtaaGTTCGTCGCACTCCCaacgaactctataaaaattatagagtgtgaactcctttcaatttttttgaaTCCCACGTTTTTAATCCATTATCATCATCCCTaaatagtatatagatctacaaacagtatataggagtatacaaaaatatacaaacaacaaacatgatttctcaaaaatttttttaattataaattaaaaaaataaatcatatttaacaatgatatttattattatcgtctcaaaaaatacacaaatatactggactaaattatatttaacaaaaaaattttaattataaaatgcaATTACATAAAAAGCCAAAGTTGACAGGATACTATTTATTTTTCCACTATAGAGGAAGGTGTCGGTGGTCACATTcacataaaaaaagaagaagcaattacATATATAAAGTGGCCATTGACCAATCAGAAGTGGCCATTTATACACACAAACGCATCAGAATTGAACACCTGTATGTGACTCTTGTGACTCATGATGTGAACCCACCCACTTTATATAAtcttccaaaaaaaatttagaaaccaAATTTTTCGTTaatcaatattaaattattaatatttacatttataatttaaaataaataaaaataattaagaaaattaattacttaacattATTGatagtatcttttttttttttcctttcgtcttcgtgattcccccactttatgtTAAACGTAAAAATCCCTACTTTTGTACCCTTTCGCTTTGCCCTTTGGTTTTAGTCTTTTAGACacgacaattttttttattattttttcctcatacaattttttatttctaatattatgTTTCTTATAAATATTATTAGGATCTCTCAGCTATGTGACTGACATGTAACTAATATgcacaaaaatttatatataataattcatgaaTGCATATTTTTTGTCTGTATGTGaggattttatataatagaaagaattaatatttCACctacatacataaattaatagaataaaaggAATTTAACGTGTTGATTAATTGTTCATTACTATATATATTGTTGGCCTTGTAAATTTTTGTAAAAGATAACATGTGACCATTACTAATTTTAAGACGAATACAACATGATCACAGTTTGTAgtccatatatatataaagaaattaaCTAATcatgatcttttttattattgcaaAAAAAATCTGATTTAAGAAGTTTCCTTAAACAAAAAatccttttaaaaatttaactaatttttgaatatattttgataattcaatttaaaaatttgttgttgATCAATAAAttatgagcaatgctagggggcagCAATTTtggtgattgttagccatcaactagccatcaataatgatttgatggtgtgagattagtgtgagatttcatccaatggttcACCTTCCTCTGATGGTTACATGCTGgctaaaattcaataaaactgttgGCCTTCTAGACTTTTccttaaattattatatatacaaaagtagaatttaaatttctaatacttatttaaataaaaaataaattgttggatcaatttaaattggttaattttttaatatatctaTTAGTAATAATTTGAACATATACCCTTATTTTCAGGAAATAAAATTTACAATATTACATAGAAATGTAATGATaaatgatgaaaagaaattacAAGTGCCTGTAATTGGGAGACGGTGGTGTTGATAGGAAAtagatcatttttatttttttattgaaaaaaataaaatatgattttatctttaattttataaatagaacaaaaaataaattaaaaaataataaataataaaattaaacactgaatattattttttttttcattgaagaGATCCATTCCCGTGTTGATAAGGACAGCAAGCCCATCATCTCCTAACAATTATTATTTAATTCGGTGAGTGCGTCCAGGTGTCCATGTGACCCTCCTTTACTCTCTCTACTTCCCTTTCCTTCCTTCCTTCAAAGCCATTCATTCACTTcatttcatttattattttattttattttcacataCCATACACTATACACTGTATTCATAgttatacttatttttttaatgtctGTATTTAATAGTCCGTTGGATATATTATAAATAGGTGGGATCATTATGGTGAAGGGGTTtgctttctcctccttcttctttcttctgtttctgTGCTCTTTATTATTAGTTTTCTAGTTACTTACATTACATTACACCGTTTACCACACACCGCGTTTCTTCTTCTCGTGGTGGCGGTGCTCAAAACAGATTCTGCAGTTTCCAGATCCGAGGTTCAACGAACCAACCTCTTCTCTGGCCATGGCAATGGAGCAGAACAACAATACTTCTCAGCCTCATAAGGCTATGCTGTTTGCACTTGCATTCTTACTCTCTCTCAACCATGCCTCTTCTATGTACACggtcagagttttttttttttttagtttaggcCTTAGCTAGTTAGCTTCATTTCacttttgtttcttatctttgatttttattgtgtagttttaattttttttttcggtggAACAGGTAGATTCGCgttataattttcttttggttatgctatttttctttctcaaGATATTTATTACcgttatatacttttttttactGGAAGATTCTGtgatgttattgttattattattattggttttcAGTTGTTGATAACTGTCGGTGTAACTTGAGTTGCGCAAGAGTAAAGTTTCATTTTGGGGATTGAAGTTCAGTCACTTTTTATGTGTGtctattattcttattttatttgttatttgttatttttagcCAATTGATGAGgccattaattatgattttttggTTGTTACAAAATTGGAGCAAATCACGGCTCCTTGGTtagcttcttttttattttttattttttggacatGTATTGTTTGCCAAGTGTCTGTAATTTTTTCtagcaaaaaagaaaggaggaaaTCCAAATTGAAAAATccggaaaaaagagagagaaagaaacgaTATAGCTAAGTATCATTTAGCTTAAGTTCTGATATTTGGACagaaatgataatgataatgatagtgGGGTAGTAGAGATGTATCTTCTTGTCTCAAGATGATTTTACAGAGACACTAGATACACGATCCTATTTGGTAAAGTAGACATAGAACTAGGCAAATTGCTTCTATGCGGAGACAAAATTTTATCTATCTCTGTTTCTCCATATTTACTTGCCAAACACGTCTATTGTACCCCTCCTTTTTTTGAGTTCCAAAAATTAGCTAAAAAGTGTCTATTGACAGAAATATTTTGAAGTTATTTTGACCTTTATCCCCTTTTCCAAATATGATTGTGCATAGCAATGGGGAATGGAGGCTCTACTGGTTTTCAGTATACACCATTAATAGTGTTTATCGACTTCTAAGCCCTATGAGTGACTTAACATGAATAAGGTGTCAAGAAGGGTGGATTGTTTGCACTTTACTCTCATGATTATTGAACAAATATTTTTCCGTTCATGATTATTTTCATCACTAGTGTGATCATCATGTCAGAGGAACATTGTTGACATTATGCTTTCACTGTGCCTAGTTTTTTCTTTGGTTTGCGTATATCATTAATAATTAGATTATCTGATTGCCTTCTAACTTGCAACCTTGCTTCATGTAGGTCTATAATCCTATAAAACCTAGGCATTCGCGTCTTCTGAAGAGTGCTGTGCAACGCGAAACAGTAAGACTTAATTGAGCAACAAATGCATTTTCAAATGATTCTAACTGGATTATGTTATTGAAACATCTGTACTTGTTCTTTTCTCTCTGAATAGCCAACATCACAACTTTCTGAACTTTGGGCACCTTTGGAAGACCATGGATGGAAACCTTTTGTTGAATCTACAAAGCCAAGTAAgagaaattagaataaattattttgttgttTGTTGCAAGTTTGAGAACATTTGATATGTCTACTAGTTTGTTTAATCTTTTTGTGGCTGGCTTTTTTATTGATTGAAGCAGCATTACCAGAAAAATCTGAGGGATATATCCAAGTATTTCTTGATGGCGGTTTGAACCAGCAGAGGATGGGGGTGGGTATTTAAAGTTTATTAACTACATCAGAAGCATTATCGTTTGTATGCATAATATTAGTTGTGCTAagtattcatttatttttatgtagataTGCGATGCAGTTGCTGTTGCAAAGATACTGAATGCAACTCTTGTGATCCCATACCTTGAAGTAAATCCTGTTTGGCGAGATTCCAGGTAAGTTTCGGACACCATAATTGCAATTTGTGCAATCTTTTTAACCCTATGGATTTTGCATGACGTGTAGCATTGAGGTTGCTTATTTTTCTCTGCAGCTCCTTCTCTGATATATTTGATGTGGATCACTTCATTGATgtattgaaggatgatatttccATAGTTAAAGAGCTCCCTGATGAGTACTCCTGGAGCACAAGGGAGTACTATTCCATCGCTATTCGAGAAACCAGAATCAAGGCTGCACCCGTGCATGCATCAGCCCACTGGTATCTCGAAAATGTTTTACCTGTTCTGCAGAGGTTTGTAACCACCTTAATCTGTTACTTTAATGCTAATTGTACACCTTGAATGTTCTGTATCAATTCTTTCATGCACATGTGATGCAATCATTATGGTATTTACCTCTTCTTGAAAATGAATTGATCCTTACTTCATGTTAGAGAAGTTTTCCATTTCTTGATGCCATTATTCtatattctttttcaaataatttataattctttGTATTTCGTGCAGCTATGGTATTGCTGCAATCTCTCCATTTTCTCACCGTCTGAGTTATGACAACTTACCTATGGATATCCAGTACCTGCGCTGTAAAGTCAACTTTCAGGCTTTAGTCTTTGTTCCGCATATTAGAACACTCGGAGATGCCCTTATAAACCGTCTGCGATATCCTCAACAAGCTGATGGAGAAATGAGCCCCAACTACATCCGAGAAGTCACTGGTGCTGGTGCTAGTAATGCAGGCAAATTTGTTGTTCTTCACCTTCGTTTTGATAAGGTATTTCACTTTTTCATTTATTGATAATCTTAAAAATCTATACGAGATTGTAATGTGTgtctctatttattttttcttttattttggtggTACGACTATCTATTCATTATGAGAGTGCTTGAGTTGCATCCATTTGGTGGCACCTTATAATGCAAACATTGCTTATCATGGAAGAGGTAAATATTAAATTAAGAGGTAAATATGTCCAGATCATTAATTGTCTTATACACAAGTTAAAATCTAAATTAGCACACCTATGAGAATTTTGTAGTTCAGGTGCGCTTGGGTGGTTCCTTCACTATGTATCTCTTTTTTCGTTTGTTACAGTGGATTTGTTTGTAAACTTGGAAGTTTAGCTATgtaatatatatacatttttttctggTTCTCTTTTTTCGGCAGGATATGGCAGCTCATTCAGCCTGTGATTTTGGTGGCGGAAAAGCTGAAAAGTTGGCCCTTGCAAAGTATAGACAGGTCATGTGGCAAGGAAGGGTGGTTAATTCCCAATTTACCGACGAGGAGTTGAGGGGTCAGGGCCGCTGCCCGATGACTCCAGAAGAGATTGGTTTACTACTAGCAGCTCTGGGATTCGACAACAGCACTCGCGTCTATCTTGCCTCGCACAAGGTTTTTTAATCATGTTGCTTCTTAGTTTGAAGCTTGAAAGAATTGTCTGCTGCTTCTTAGTTTGACACTTGAAAGACTTGTCTGCAAGTGATTGTCATCTTCTATAATTAGGAAGGTGATTCCATTTTCATTGATTTTAAGAAATAGTAGTGATGATTTTCCAGGTTTATGGTGGAGAAGCAAGGATTTCAACTTTGAGGCAATTGTTTCCACTGATGGAAGACAAGAAGAGCCTTACTTCACCTGAGGAGAGGACCCTGATAAAGGGAAAAGCTTCTGTATTAGCTGCACTTGATTACTATATCGGCGTGCACAGTGACATTTTCATTTCCGCTTCTCCAGGAAATATGCACAATGCAATGGTGAGTTGCACTATTTTTATGTTTACCtacattatttttcaatttttgttctaTCATGTGTCTTGAAGTCTCTTCAATGCTATGCCTATTTCTTCCAACCTAACTAGTATTGAATAATAATGATGGAATGATATATATACATCATGTGGGCCTAGTGAAAGTTTGAAGCGTCATATCATAATGAAGTTCCCTGTTGGCCAAGGCAAAGAATTGAAATATCttgatttcttaaaaataaacatTAGGGAAATTTCAATTATTCCATTCTCCTTAACAATTATTGAATTGGACAAACTGCTACATTACAAAATCAATGTATTTGGATACAATTCCAGATACATTTATTTGAGAATTCGGATTAACTTTTgttctgaaatttaaaattaaatgtcaTCACTTGGTACTTGGTATGAATAAATAGCAATGCTGTCTATCTAAAGACAGTGGAATTGAATTGGATCGTAACTAATGATCAATATTTTGGATGATGATATAGGTTGGACATAGAACCTATTTGAACCTAAAGACCATAAGGCCAAACATGGCATTGATGGGGCAGCTTTTCCTCAATAAAACCATGGAATGGCCAGAATTTCAGCAATCAGTGATTGAAGGTCACGAAAATAGACAAGGGCAACTCAGGCTAAGAAGGCCAAAACAGTCAATATACACATACCCTGCACCAGATTGCATGTGCCAGGCTCAGTAgtagtagtatatatatataatagttaatatTACTATAATTACCATAAATATTGTTCACGGATGAGTAGTCACTAGCCACTAGCCAGTGTATTTTTATATAGGTTTTCAGTGTCCCTATTATTTGACATTTTGTATCTGGTGAAATAAAAGCATGTCCACCCTCTCTCCTCTCTTCCTCTATCTCCTATTCATGAGTTTGTTACCATGTTCTTGGTAAGAGTGCTTGATAGCTGTATTTGTGTGAGTTATGTACTTTTGAGATGATAGCATTCATAGCAAGAGCAATatttatattgttgtttatgattcAATAACATGATCCATATTGTTGTTGACAAATGAGTTCCCCTGAATTAGATTATTCTTCAGCAATGGTAATTTCATTCAATTAAAACTAAAAGAAGAGGTCTACAAGACTACAAGAAATATGGTCAAATTGTCAATTGTAAATTGGCATCAATCCATTAATGCGGCAGAAGGAAAATAAAGATTAGAACATGAGGCACATGAAGACAGATTGGTTTGTATCATTGCAAGAGGGGAATATGACAATGATCTCTTTCTATGCACTATGATAGCTGTAAAGTTGCTGTGTCCCCATCTTTGACTAATACAACATTCACAGATAAATTAGAGGGCCCTCCTAATTGCAATATTCGGTGAACATGAATGAATCATATAATATATTGATCACCAATATGTATGTCTTTTCATATTCTATTGAGTCATAACACCACAGAAATTAAGCACATGATAATAAAAAATGCTCTTGCTAGTTCTCACTTGATGCACTTCCGGAAATGACCGTTTGTGCAATATGTAGCGAAGAAATTGTTTATAGTTCAATGTATGATGATCGCTAAATTTGTTGAGTTTTACCCCTAAACGGAAATACTTGTTAAGCATATAAAAATTGGTGTGTTTGTTTGTTTATATTTTGAGCTTCGGTTTTGTTAggtagacaataatttttgtgaacAATATGAAAAATAAGCTGTAAATTTGGTCCAATAGAATAAAAAAGCATTCTACCCCTAAATTATTTCATcccttaatttttcttttttttactctattattcacattgtttctctatacttttcttttgccgTTTATATAAAGATGTTTGATTATGTGTGCTCATAAAATATGCATTAAGCAACTCCCAAGCAAGTCAATTTAATAGTAAGTGCAATTCCGTACCACATCCATGGACATGAAGATATTGAGATTTGAAAAGATTGATTGCATTCTTCCATGGTCAGTTAATTTATTTCTTTAGGCAATCTTGCCAATTCGATAAAAATAGCTCATAGTGCTCATTAGCTATTGTGAGCCATAAATTACATGAAAAGCTAGTGGTAACTAATTTGGGAGTACgttatttttcaaaagatttttccttttttgatttttttttctttttgtaagaaCATCTAACAGATAATCCAAGGGAAGGTGATGACGACATGTACATAGGTGGTTGTGGGGTGAGTTT
Coding sequences within it:
- the LOC112799946 gene encoding O-fucosyltransferase 39-like isoform X1, which encodes MAMEQNNNTSQPHKAMLFALAFLLSLNHASSMYTVYNPIKPRHSRLLKSAVQRETPTSQLSELWAPLEDHGWKPFVESTKPTALPEKSEGYIQVFLDGGLNQQRMGICDAVAVAKILNATLVIPYLEVNPVWRDSSSFSDIFDVDHFIDVLKDDISIVKELPDEYSWSTREYYSIAIRETRIKAAPVHASAHWYLENVLPVLQSYGIAAISPFSHRLSYDNLPMDIQYLRCKVNFQALVFVPHIRTLGDALINRLRYPQQADGEMSPNYIREVTGAGASNAGKFVVLHLRFDKDMAAHSACDFGGGKAEKLALAKYRQVMWQGRVVNSQFTDEELRGQGRCPMTPEEIGLLLAALGFDNSTRVYLASHKVYGGEARISTLRQLFPLMEDKKSLTSPEERTLIKGKASVLAALDYYIGVHSDIFISASPGNMHNAMVGHRTYLNLKTIRPNMALMGQLFLNKTMEWPEFQQSVIEGHENRQGQLRLRRPKQSIYTYPAPDCMCQAQ
- the LOC112799946 gene encoding O-fucosyltransferase 39-like isoform X2 → MAMEQNNNTSQPHKAMLFALAFLLSLNHASSMYTVYNPIKPRHSRLLKSAVQRETPTSQLSELWAPLEDHGWKPFVESTKPTLPEKSEGYIQVFLDGGLNQQRMGICDAVAVAKILNATLVIPYLEVNPVWRDSSSFSDIFDVDHFIDVLKDDISIVKELPDEYSWSTREYYSIAIRETRIKAAPVHASAHWYLENVLPVLQSYGIAAISPFSHRLSYDNLPMDIQYLRCKVNFQALVFVPHIRTLGDALINRLRYPQQADGEMSPNYIREVTGAGASNAGKFVVLHLRFDKDMAAHSACDFGGGKAEKLALAKYRQVMWQGRVVNSQFTDEELRGQGRCPMTPEEIGLLLAALGFDNSTRVYLASHKVYGGEARISTLRQLFPLMEDKKSLTSPEERTLIKGKASVLAALDYYIGVHSDIFISASPGNMHNAMVGHRTYLNLKTIRPNMALMGQLFLNKTMEWPEFQQSVIEGHENRQGQLRLRRPKQSIYTYPAPDCMCQAQ